The following proteins come from a genomic window of Coffea arabica cultivar ET-39 chromosome 11c, Coffea Arabica ET-39 HiFi, whole genome shotgun sequence:
- the LOC113716036 gene encoding uncharacterized protein, translating to MVCKRRKGNENNRIQETKEEKDETSADRLSSLPDHLNHHVLSLLSIEDVWSMSLLSKRWNMLFTTFPIIDLNEDNYPSREKFVEALQLCLVRRQMVHLQKLSVQMTFPSNGEIDQLIDKVLDEATKGNVQALDLRFSNGKYRSCWNTLYVLPEVIFSHCSSMKSFEVVGINFGYSYKVLNLPFLRTLSIKNALIGDEFLPKLINACPSLENLSLMRCLGLKIAKIHHNKISYFLVKCNRLLEKIEIDLPNLQRFFYKGPYLMNRAGVLVASMVGNEHEATKLDTVSLKHSRLEFKAFQDPYFKYLGTLILSDIEIVDGSFWCTNAFFPHLVSLELKCCKTLRKLHVISSTVKCLVICNCKYMDYWKIVCTNLLVLEYEGPVVKFSRPLTSNKVEVKLSLTTRFIHSHDILELHRTRDFLQMFSPAGDMTMTLIHDCEECVMMLKEIAELPLNYVKHLEVKTDEVSINLIDLFQGILSISVRFGTLLVHVDSLQIKLKLWDVDKKKASSGYNMQQANYEYALQSLQNVWITNFGGSDEEIKLVDYVLKKAINLECISVSPIAADQEN from the exons ATGGTATgcaaaagaaggaaaggaaatgaaaataaTAGGATTCAAGAgacaaaagaagagaaagatgaGACAAGTGCTGACAGATTAAGCTCTCTACCAGACCACTTGAATCACCATGTTCTCTCATTGCTCTCTATAGAAGATGTCTGGAGCATGTCACTTTTATCCAAACGTTGGAATATGCTTTTCACAACATTTCCTATTATTGATCTCAATGAAGATAATTATCCATCTAGAGAAAAGTTTGTGGAAGCCTTGCAGCTATGCTTGGTGCGACGCCAAATGGTTCATCTCCAAAAACTCAGTGTTCAAATGACATTTCCTAGTAACGGGGAAATCGACCAACTGATAGACAAAGTTCTTGATGAAGCAACCAAGGGAAATGTGCAAGCTCTTGACCTGAGGTTTTCAAATGGAAAATATCGTAGTTGTTGGAACACATTGTATGTACTTCCAGAGGTAATCTTTTCTCATTGTTCATCTATGAAATCATTTGAGGTGGTAGGCATCAACTTTGGATATTCCTACAAAGTTTTGAACTTGCCTTTCCTGAGGACTCTTTCCATCAAAAATGCTCTTATTGGAGATGAATTTCTGCCCAAGTTAATCAATGCATGTCCTTCTCTTGAAAACCTGTCTTTGATGCGTTGTCTTGGGCTTAAAATTGCCAAGATTCATCACAACAAAATAAGCTACTTTTTGGTCAAGTGTAACAGACTCTTGGAGAAAATTGAAATAGATCTACCAAACCTCCAGAGATTCTTCTATAAGGGTCCCTACTTGATGAATAGAGCTGGAGTTCTTGTAGCTTCAATGGTCGGGAATGAACATGAGGCTACGAAACTTGATACTGTGTCCTTGAAACATTCAAGATTGGAATTTAAGGCATTTCAGGACCCTTATTTCAAATATCTTGGAACACTCATCCTTTCCGATATTGAAATAGTTGATGGTTCTTTCTGGTGCACCAATGCATTTTTCCCGCACCTTGTCTCCTTGGAATTGAAGTGTTGCAAGACTCTCAGGAAACTTCATGTAATCAGCTCAACAGTTAAGTGTCTTGTCATATGTAACTGCAAATACATGGATTATTGGAAAATTGTGTGTACAAATCTCTTGGTGCTCGAGTATGAAGGGCCAGTGGTGAAGTTCTCTCGACCACTAACGTCCAACAAAGTTGAAGTAAAACTAAGTTTGACGACGCGATTTATTCACTCCCATGATATATTGGAACTTCACCGCAcaagagattttcttcagaTGTTTTCCCCAGCAGGTGACATGACAATGACGCTCATCCATGATTGTGAAGAG TGTGTGATGATGCTCAAGGAAATTGCTGAACTTCCACTGAATTATGTCAAGCATTTAGAAGTGAAAACAGATGAAGTATCAATTAATCTCATCGATCTTTTTCAAGGCATACTTTCTATATCAGTCCGTTTTGGGACCTTGCTCGTCCATGTGgattcacttcaaatcaagcTGAAG CTTTGGGACGTTGATAAAAAGAAGGCTTCAAGCGGTTATAACATGCAGCAAGCCAACTATGAATATGCCTTACAATCACTACAGAATGTGTGGATAACCAACTTTGGAGGAAGTGATGAAGAAATCAAGCTGGTAGATTATGTGCTTAAGAAGGCCATAAACTTGGAATGCATTTCTGTATCTCCTATAGCTGCAGATCAAGAAAATTAG
- the LOC113717118 gene encoding plant UBX domain-containing protein 7-like — MDGVLSPADQQSLVSSFLEIAVGQTADTARQFLQATSWKLDEAIQLFYIGNEGGAAASSAQSPQLESDLPLDDPSLRSGTRTDLEDQNIRQGDGDDVRPPLPVIRDVLYDNTMLFGASRMGGSSHEARAVVPFRNFEEELKRPGVWETENGSASTVDKSQYNLASLYRPPFALMYQGSFEKAKDAARSQNKWLLVNLQSTREFSSHMLNRDTWANEAVAQTIKSNFIFWQVYDDAEEGSKVCTYYKLDSIPVVMVIDPVTGQKMRSWRGMVQPETLLEDLLPFMDGSPTDHHVNLSHKRPRESPVIRPHRVQGETEEDEDMLRALAASMEGVKDMDKKEADDVDESPQTLLTKNPAYPPLPEEPKGDKNLLCRVGVRLPDGRRLQRNFLRSDPIQLLWSFCCSQLEEAKTRPFRLTQAIPGSKSLDYNIDLTFEASGLANSMISVTWE; from the exons ATGGACGGAGTTTTATCTCCGGCCGATCAGCAGAGCTTAGTCTCTTCGTTTCTGGAAATCGCCGTCGGCCAAACTGCCGATACCGCTCGTCAATTTCTTCAG GCCACAAGTTGGAAGCTTGACGAAGCTATTCAGCTTTTCTATATAGGAAATGAGGGTGGGGCGGCAGCATCATCTGCACAATCTCCACAGTTGGAAAGTGATTTACCCTTGGATGATCCAAGCTTGAGGAg TGGAACAAGAACAGACTTGGAAGATCAAAATATAAGACAAGGTGATGGAGATGATGTACGGCCACCTTTACCTGTAATAAGGGATGTACTCTATGACAACACAATGCTTTTTGG TGCGTCAAGAATGGGGGGTTCATCTCATGAAGCTCGTGCAGTAGTTCCCTTCCGCAATTTTGAGGAGGAATTGAAACGACCTGGTGTCTGGGAAACAGAGAATGGTTCTGCATCTACTGTGGACAAGTCTCAATATAATCTTGCTTCGTTATATCGTCCTCCATTTGCTTTGATGTACCAGGGATCCTTTGAAAAG gCAAAAGATGCTGCTAGATCACAGAACAAATGGCTTTTGGTAAATTTGCAATCTACGAGGGAATTCAGCTCGCATATG CTCAATCGTGATACATGGGCCAATGAAGCTGTTGCTCAAACTATTAAAAGTAATTTCATCTTCTGGCAG GTATATGATGATGCAGAAGAGGGCAGTAAGGTCTGCACCTATTACAAATTAGATTCTATTCCTGTTGTTATGGTGATTGACCCTGTGACGGGTCAAAAAATGCGCTCTTGGCGTGGAATGGTTCAACCAGAAACTTTGTTGGAG GATCTTTTACCTTTTATGGATGGTAGCCCAACAGATCATCATGTGAATCTATCTCATAAACGGCCCAGAGAGAGTCCTGTCATTCGTCCTCACCGAGTTCAAG GTGAGACTGAAGAAGATGAGGATATGCTTCGGGCATTGGCTGCTTCAATGGAAGGTGTGAAAGATATGGATAAAAAGGAAGCTGATGATGTTGACGAATCACCACAAACATTGTTAACCAAGAACCCTGCTTATCCACCACTGCCTGAAGAACCCAAGGGTGACAAGAATCTTCTCTGCAGGGTTGGCGTAAGGCTTCCTGATGGACGCAGACTTCAGAGGAACTTTCTTCGGTCTGACCCAATTCAG TTGCTGTGGTCATTCTGCTGTTCTCAGCTGGAGGAAGCCAAGACAAGGCCATTTCGCTTGACACAAGCTATCCCTGGGTCCAAGTCCTTGGACTACAACATAGATTTAACATTCGAGGCATCAGGGCTTGCTAACTCCATGATATCAGTTACATGGGAATGA